TACGTAGTGCTTTCTTGGTCCCTCGTCTCCAATATGTGGACCCGAACGCTGGCTGCGGCATCGGTCTCCCTTAGACCATCATCCGTTCCGAGGGAAATTCTCAGAAGCACCTTCGCCCCGGCCAACTTTCTCCGTGACACTATTCTACCACGCGCACAGCTTACTCCCTGCCTCCCAAGATCCATCCGGCAGATTTCAACCGTGAATATGGGCGATAAAGTAGCAGCAATCACACTTCCCAATTCGGAGCAATTCTACCTGGACGGTGAACAGGGTGAATCATACTTGATCCAAGTCTCTTGGCCACTCCATTGGCAGGGTCATGACCCTCCTGTTGGGAACGAGCAACTTCCGATCATGTTAGTACTATCGAGAATTTAATCCGACATTCTCTAACCAAAACAGATACATTGTCGATGGAAACGCACTATTCCTAACCGCGACAGAAGCCGCCTGGCGTCGAGCAGCTTCATCCCATTTCGCCGGAGGAGGCATCGTCGTCGCGATCGGATATCCCTTGACCAGGAAATTGTACGATGCGCGCCGTCGCAGTTTAGACCTAACACCACCCACACAAGCCCAAATACCCGGATACGGAGGAGCGGATCTCTGTCTTGACTTCATTGATAAAGCCGTTCGCCCCGCGATCAAGGAGCGATTCCCGAAGCTGTCGTTCTCGAGAGAAGCTCTATATGGTCATTCATATGGAGGGTTATTTGCGCTACACGCTTTATTCACACGTCCGCAGTCTTTCGACTGCTACATCGCGAGTAGTCCCTCAATATGGTGGAATAGTCGGTGTATATTGCATGAGGCAAAGTCGTTTTTGGATAAGGCAAAGGAAGCAGATGAGCAGACGCCGTCGCTGatggttttctttgggtCGCATGAACAAAGTCCTCCTCAGTGGAATAATGAGCCACTCGATCACTATGAGGCGCGAAAACAGATTGCGTCGGATTTGAGAATGGGCGATAATGCGCGTGATCTTGTTGAGATGGTGCGACGTAGTGAGCGGTTACATACTGTCGTTGTGAATGAGTATGAGGGTGAGGAACATACGAGTGTTATGGCGTGTTCGATGAGTCGAGGTTTAACTGCATTCTTTGAAGACTGGCCGTTTCCAAACTAAGATTGTCTGGGCTTGACACTTGAGGGCCTAATGGTGTTCGGGaactagatataatagaatgGGTGATGTGTGATGTAGTGATATATCAATGAGATGCATAGAGAATCATCTAATGATCGATACATAAGGTCTTCCGCCCACATAGATAGTATACGTTCAAAGTACGTTCTCGCATAGAACCAAGTGTACTATCCCATCGCTGCAAAGAATATCTACATATCATAGAGATAACATGCGCATGTATTCCTGCGAGGATCTCAACCTCCAAACTTAGAGCACGAACCTACTCGCGCCCTCAACTTTGTTTCTTATGAATCTCCTCAGGATTGCTTCCCGCGAAGACGGACCTAGAGGCCCATGAAGCAGGCCAGGCAAAAGATTCTTCAATACCATCGTGACTTTCACCAGACACGAGATGATCTACCACTGCAATGAATATATAGGCGCCAATTCCAGTCAAGATATGCCACCTGTTCCATCTCTAACATGAGTTTCAATAGCGcgaaggagaaaggagagtGATATGAAAATGGGTAAAGACGTACCACCCGTGAAGCTCTAATAGAAAAGCTAAGGGAAGACCTATCCTCTCCCTTGCGCTTCTCAAAAACCCACATATCCACCCATCAATCACCCAGAGGTAGAATCCCAAGTTAAAGATCACTTATCCCGTGCGTCAATACAtaccagaagaagatattATGATGAAAACATACCTGCTCCGAACCGTACCATTCCCCAAATCTGCTTGCGAGCCGGTGAGCCTGCTAGTGTCCGAGCGTTGATCAGCTGCATCGTGCGAATCCCAATGCCGATCACCATGCCAGCAAATGATAACGAGTGCAAAAGAAGCTCATCTGTCCTGACGTGATAAATCACTAGAATCATAAGAAATGACCATAGTAAAATTGCCATCATAACGGAATATCTACGACTGGCATTGACAGTCAAGACCTGGTGTAGAACTGGGGTGGTCGTGAAGAGCATGGAGAGGTCATCCACTGATGCCCATAACATAGGTGAAGGTAAGCTAACTGGAACTAAACCGCTAATCTTGAATATACGTGGAACTTACACATTTGGGTGTGGTACTTGAGGCTAATGTGAAAAGCAGCGGAGCATATTCCAACGGCCATCAAACCCCAGTACGGGATGACGCGAAAGATATCGCGACTCGATTTTTGTCGCAGCTTGCGGATTCCATAGATCGCGTAAAATACTGCGTTTCTTGTGAGGCTCTTTGGTGGTAAATGTCTAAGTGAGTGTCAGTGCTTACTGTAAACGAGGTTGGTCAAACTGTTGATGAACTCGGCGATGTATCTTGTCACCGCATAATCCTGTTCCGACCCATGTGTATTAGCAGCATGTAGCATGTACAGGGTACTTATGGCATTCTCGTAGCTACCGACCTCCTCGCAAAAGCTTTCGAGACGTTAGCTGGTGGCTGATCGTACAATGAGCGGCATAGTATACTGACTTGGATTTGGCTGTTTGTACCCCCCAGAATGGGCCAGACGAGGTTTCCTCGAACATTTTTCTAGTACTTTGAGTGTAGAATAGTGCGTGTAGACAGAATACAGATATTCGTTGCCGAAAAGAATGAAGCCGTAGACACCAAGAGGTTCGTGGTGGCCTAGAAGACTAGGCATCATCAATCCTGAGATAAGCACTAACGATTATCCTAATAACACCAGACTATATAGGTCAAGGATTTCCTTGCAGCCTATTCCTTCTACAATGTAGTTCAACAGGTTGAATAATATACTTATTTCTTGTCCACTCCCCATGTCAAAGACGGACTTTGCACCACCTTCGAGACAGAACACGTTTCTTGTCACACGATAATGCAGAATATTCCATTGCTACACAactccttttctttttgaaggGGAGACTAATGTAGCTAAACCACGGAGAACAGCACTTGGGCTCAGAGAAATCTACAAGTAACTTACTGGGATTATTTGAAGGAAGTATGCCCTAAGCTATAGGAGTACATATCCCTGTGAACCTAACACTAGTCTATCTATAGGGCTGAACCTAGAAGTACCCACTGCTTTTACTTTCTAGCTTTATGTCGGTGTGTATAAGGTTGAAGTCATGAAGCAAGGCTACACCGGTAAATAGGTGTTAGGCAATACTTGAAAGCTAGCTACTAGGAGATAGAGCGATTCTATACAACAATTATGGATAGTGCAGCCTAAAGTAGCCCTCGCTCACGGATATAGCCGGAAGATTGTGGGGCAGCTGAAGATAACTTGCATAAGATTATCAGCTGGATTGCCTCCCGCAGTTGATCGGCAGTCCAGTTGAGTTATCAGAAATAAGGAGAATTGTTCGCTGTCTAGATGCCTTCATTAGCTGATCATGTTGggaaacgaaaagaagacGAACAGTAGGGAGTATTCTCAAGTTGGGTTCGTTGCCTCCCAGAGTCTCAGCCTTTGAAAACTGTGATCTTCGGCGTCTTTTCCCCATAGAGTTTACACTAATAAAACGTTAAGCGGCACTGCAAAACTCACATTCAATAGGTAGCAACAGCTGCATCGATTTCGCATCGATGCCTTCCTGAAGCTCAGGAGCTGTTGAGTCCCAAGTCCCTCGCCCTTCGGTAGAATATTCCGGCGGATGTTGGATCCCTTAGAATCGCCAAAGGCGCCTTAATTGACCTAGCGCATAATGTTCTAGTTCAGCGTGGTCAGTTTGAGCTAAGACTGTTCATGCTTTCGTATACCTGGCACAAGGCATCTGCCGAGGACATTCGATCGGCCTCCCGGCAGTGTCAGCAAAACTATTCAGTAAAGGACACGTAAAGGCACTAACTACAGAAGCTTAATTATGCCATGAAGAAAAGCTTCCTGAACCGTCTGCAGAAGACAACTCATCCGGTCATCGCTAGCCGTAAATAGAGTTGGTGCGGCCTGCGATCTCCAACATGAGGTTATCCATGTGGGGCGATCACGAAAGAATTGACAGTTCGTCAACCTATCTTTTGGTCAATTAAGTTTCAGCTGAAAGTAGGCTTTTTCAGCTCTTGGTGGCGGTGAATGCTTTTTCGTATTCCTGCCAACACGATTGGACTGTCGACCAACTGTGGGCAGCTGAAAGCTTCAAGCAGCGTCCGTGTCCCACTACGTGTCTGCCACGGAAGGAAAGATCTGCAGTCTACCTATACAGAGTATTTGAATAACCCCATTGCCCATAGAGCGGTCCTCATGGGAGACTACTTAAGGACCGACACGTATTCACAAAAAGGACGCAGCAGTATAATTCCCTCCCAAAATTCCTCGTGTATCTACTTTTCAAACACCACCTCTCACAATGAATATTGCCACCACTTGCAACTCCTGGTCCATTGAGAATCACAggctcgaagaagaaaggcgATGGGTTACTGATCTCCACTGCAAggccaagaaagacaatgGGGAATGGATCTCTACTCAACTCCGACTGGATGACATTCTGGGGAACGATGATGGTAGGCTCATCTATCCTCCTATCCTTAAGCAATAGTCATAATAACAACTCCACT
This DNA window, taken from Aspergillus flavus chromosome 5, complete sequence, encodes the following:
- a CDS encoding putative siderophore esterase IroE-like protein, with translation MWTRTLAAASVSLRPSSVPREILRSTFAPANFLRDTILPRAQLTPCLPRSIRQISTVNMGDKVAAITLPNSEQFYLDGEQGESYLIQVSWPLHWQGHDPPVGNEQLPIIYIVDGNALFLTATEAAWRRAASSHFAGGGIVVAIGYPLTRKLYDARRRSLDLTPPTQAQIPGYGGADLCLDFIDKAVRPAIKERFPKLSFSREALYGHSYGGLFALHALFTRPQSFDCYIASSPSIWWNSRCILHEAKSFLDKAKEADEQTPSLMVFFGSHEQSPPQWNNEPLDHYEARKQIASDLRMGDNARDLVEMVRRSERLHTVVVNEYEGEEHTSVMACSMSRGLTAFFEDWPFPN
- a CDS encoding alkaline phytoceramidase; translated protein: MFEETSSGPFWGVQTAKSNFCEEVGSYENAISTLYMLHAANTHGSEQDYAVTRYIAEFINSLTNLVYIFYAIYGIRKLRQKSSRDIFRVIPYWGLMAVGICSAAFHISLKYHTQMLDDLSMLFTTTPVLHQVLTVNASRRYSVMMAILLWSFLMILVIYHVRTDELLLHSLSFAGMVIGIGIRTMQLINARTLAGSPARKQIWGMVRFGAVIFNLGFYLWVIDGWICGFLRSARERIGLPLAFLLELHGWWHILTGIGAYIFIAVVDHLVSGESHDGIEESFAWPASWASRSVFAGSNPEEIHKKQS